One region of Anas acuta chromosome Z, bAnaAcu1.1, whole genome shotgun sequence genomic DNA includes:
- the LOC137848270 gene encoding sperm-associated antigen 4 protein-like has product MLQEHSGVAAQLSEEIGTLKKELKDLRDAVSVNSRKKSEVLLDWALKSTGATIDLERSSKTYSWDGMRSCRLFWLPCTPNPPDTILQPDVSLGNCWAFQGSRGQVVIRLPAKIQATMVTVHHTSDMDSALGKFSSAPRDFTVSGVDEETQAETLLGTFTYAVQKKPVQTFPLQVQSEAVGRRPVQKHCVGSKSVAAVCRVPPRAAVPAHGRETGWAGRVGTRQQGSRH; this is encoded by the exons ATGCTCCAGGAGCACAGTGGTGTGGCGGCTCAGCTGAGTGAGGAGATCGGCACCCTGAAAAAG GAACTTAAGGACTTGCGAGACGCTGTGTCTGTTAACTCTCGCAAAAAGTCTGAAGTGCTGCTTGACTGGGCTCTGAAAAGCACAG GGGCCACCATCGACCTGGAGAGATCTTCAAAGACATACTCATGGGATGGCATGCGGTCGTGCAGGCTCTTCTGGCTGCCTTGTACCCCAAACCCTCCAGACACTATTCTGCAG CCGGAcgtttctctgggcaactgcTGGGCTTTCCAAGGGTCTCGGGGCCAGGTGGTCATTAGGTTGCCTGCAAAAATCCAGGCAACCATGGTCACCGTCCACCACACCTCAGACATGGACTCGGCGCTTGGGAAATTCAGCAGTGCTCCCCGAGATTTCACTGTCTCT GGAGTGGATGAGGAAACACAAGCCGAAACTCTGCTCGGGACATTCACCTATGCCGTGCAGAAGAAGCCTGTGCAGACCTTCCCTCTGCAGGTACAGTCAGAGGCGGTGGGCAGGAGGCCTGTCCAGAAACACTGTGTTGGCAGCAAGTCAGTGGCAGCAGTGTGCAGGGTCCCTCCCAGGGCAGCAGTCCCAGCCCATGGGAGAGAGAcagggtgggcagggagggTGGGCACtaggcagcagggcagcagacACTGA